Proteins encoded within one genomic window of Schaalia sp. HMT-172:
- a CDS encoding transglycosylase domain-containing protein, with protein sequence MATSNGKSSWNDIVEPDKHSASGRDSLPSRRSSRSSRKAAKASSSDKKRPAKKRFRWVKRIGFGILTIFLGIFIAGMAVFLYLYNTLSIPAPDDLALAQKTTVYYSDGTTEMGTLGDINRQIIDTTTLPDYVPRTIVASEDRTFYTNNGVDLKGIFRALVNNLRGGARQGGSTLTQQYVERYYMGETTSYTGKLKEAVLAIKINREKSKDEVIGAYMNTIYFGRGAYGIDAAAQAYFGHGANQLTLSESALLAAVIPAPSAWDPAVNPDKAKERWERDLNLMVEDGWLSQSERDAAVFPETIDPDTLNSASMTGTNGYLMAQVKEELLASGQFDEDRIGQGGLRITSTIDKEHQEQAVAAAEGMNEVDGWDPTYQHVALSSMDPETGEILAEYAGADYEKRQQNAVTQDIAMAGSSFKPFALLANARLGGTVYDTYSGKSPQYFRGMGTPVSNDGGYSFGNVTLVKATAYSMNTVFVGLNDDVEPENTMKAAIDAGIPEDTVGLNDELLNVLGPSSPHNIDLATAYSTIANGGQRVTPHIVKKVEDSNNKLVYSGDVEPTRVFDVEEVSSIMPALEAVTKGDGTANRVDNSIARLVTAGKTGTSSDQLSAQFIGFVPGMVTAVSMYQSDADGNSVPLDDVGGLDQFHGGDWPVDVWIDYMKPATADLPGDDFPWKVESNRKVQNNAPTPVPTATSEAPQSSSEPTATPTPEATPSAEPTKESDEDGNTGGGNGGNTGGGNHNGGGNNGGGNNNGGGNNNGGGNTGGGNNTGGGNNGGGNNNGGRRN encoded by the coding sequence GTGGCGACTAGCAACGGAAAATCCAGCTGGAACGACATCGTCGAACCGGACAAGCACAGCGCGTCCGGGCGGGACTCCCTGCCCTCGCGACGCTCGTCGCGCTCCTCGAGGAAGGCCGCCAAGGCCTCGTCGAGTGACAAGAAGCGTCCCGCGAAGAAGCGTTTCCGCTGGGTCAAGCGCATTGGCTTCGGAATCCTGACCATCTTCCTGGGTATCTTCATCGCAGGCATGGCCGTGTTCCTGTACCTGTACAACACGCTGAGCATCCCCGCGCCGGATGACCTGGCGCTCGCGCAGAAGACCACCGTCTACTACTCGGATGGCACTACCGAGATGGGCACCCTCGGCGACATCAACAGGCAGATCATCGACACGACGACCCTGCCCGACTATGTGCCCAGGACGATCGTCGCCTCCGAGGACCGCACGTTCTACACGAACAACGGCGTCGACCTGAAGGGCATCTTCCGTGCCCTCGTCAACAACCTGCGCGGCGGCGCGCGCCAGGGTGGTTCGACCCTGACGCAGCAGTACGTTGAGCGCTACTACATGGGCGAGACCACGTCGTACACGGGCAAGCTCAAGGAAGCGGTCTTGGCGATTAAGATCAACCGCGAGAAGTCCAAGGACGAGGTCATCGGCGCGTACATGAACACGATCTACTTCGGTCGTGGCGCCTACGGTATTGACGCGGCCGCGCAGGCCTACTTCGGCCACGGCGCCAATCAGCTGACGCTGTCCGAGTCTGCACTGTTGGCCGCCGTCATTCCCGCGCCTTCCGCGTGGGATCCCGCCGTGAACCCGGATAAGGCGAAGGAGCGTTGGGAACGTGACCTGAACCTTATGGTCGAGGACGGGTGGCTGAGCCAATCCGAGCGTGACGCCGCCGTGTTCCCCGAGACGATCGACCCCGACACGCTCAATAGCGCGTCGATGACGGGTACGAACGGCTACCTGATGGCCCAGGTTAAGGAGGAGCTGCTGGCCTCCGGACAGTTCGACGAGGACAGGATCGGCCAGGGTGGCCTGCGTATCACCTCCACGATCGACAAGGAGCACCAGGAGCAGGCTGTCGCCGCCGCCGAGGGCATGAACGAGGTCGATGGCTGGGATCCCACGTACCAGCACGTCGCCCTGTCGTCGATGGATCCTGAGACGGGCGAGATCCTCGCCGAGTATGCGGGCGCCGACTACGAGAAGCGCCAGCAGAACGCGGTGACGCAGGATATCGCGATGGCGGGTTCTTCCTTCAAGCCGTTCGCGCTCCTGGCGAACGCGCGCCTGGGTGGCACGGTGTACGACACCTATTCGGGTAAGTCGCCGCAGTACTTCCGAGGCATGGGGACCCCCGTGTCGAATGACGGTGGCTATTCTTTCGGCAACGTCACCCTCGTGAAGGCGACCGCGTACTCGATGAACACGGTGTTCGTGGGACTCAATGATGACGTGGAGCCGGAGAATACGATGAAGGCCGCGATCGACGCGGGCATCCCCGAGGACACGGTGGGCTTGAACGATGAGCTCCTCAACGTGCTGGGCCCCTCTTCGCCGCACAACATCGACTTGGCGACCGCGTACTCGACGATCGCGAACGGTGGCCAGCGCGTCACTCCGCACATTGTGAAGAAGGTTGAGGATTCCAACAACAAGCTCGTGTACTCGGGTGACGTTGAGCCCACGCGCGTCTTCGATGTCGAGGAGGTCTCGTCGATCATGCCGGCCCTCGAGGCAGTCACGAAGGGTGATGGCACGGCTAACCGCGTCGACAATTCGATCGCGCGCCTGGTGACCGCGGGCAAGACCGGTACCTCTTCGGACCAGCTGTCCGCGCAGTTCATCGGTTTCGTGCCCGGCATGGTGACCGCCGTGTCGATGTACCAGTCGGATGCTGATGGTAACTCTGTGCCCTTGGATGACGTGGGTGGCCTGGATCAGTTCCACGGCGGCGACTGGCCGGTGGACGTGTGGATCGACTACATGAAGCCGGCGACCGCGGACCTGCCGGGCGATGACTTCCCGTGGAAGGTCGAGTCGAACCGCAAGGTCCAGAACAACGCTCCGACGCCCGTGCCGACCGCGACGAGCGAGGCCCCGCAGTCCTCGTCCGAGCCGACTGCGACGCCGACCCCCGAGGCGACCCCCTCGGCTGAGCCGACGAAGGAGTCCGACGAGGACGGCAACACCGGCGGCGGTAACGGCGGCAACACCGGCGGCGGGAATCATAACGGCGGCGGGAACAACGGCGGCGGCAATAACAACGGCGGCGGCAATAACAACGGCGGCGGGAATACCGGCGGCGGCAATAACACCGGCGGCGGGAACAACGGCGGCGGCAACAATAACGGCGGCCGAAGAAACTAG
- the rpsF gene encoding 30S ribosomal protein S6, giving the protein MRNYELMVILDPSIDERTVAPTMEKYLAPVAANGGSVENVDIWGKRRLAYDILKRSEGIYVVIDMTTTPEVALEINRRMGIDETILRTKLLRPDAH; this is encoded by the coding sequence GTGCGTAACTACGAACTGATGGTGATCCTCGATCCTTCGATCGACGAGCGCACCGTCGCCCCCACGATGGAGAAGTACCTGGCGCCCGTGGCTGCCAACGGCGGATCCGTCGAGAACGTTGATATCTGGGGCAAGCGTCGCCTTGCTTACGACATCCTCAAGCGTTCTGAGGGCATCTACGTCGTCATCGACATGACCACGACCCCCGAGGTCGCTCTTGAGATCAACCGCCGCATGGGCATCGACGAGACCATTCTCCGCACGAAGCTCCTGCGCCCCGACGCTCACTGA
- the rpsR gene encoding 30S ribosomal protein S18, producing the protein MAKPQLRNKPIKKKANPLKSAKIDKIDYKDTALLRKFISDRGKIRARRVTGVSTQEQRKIARAVKNAREMALLPYSTTGR; encoded by the coding sequence ATGGCGAAGCCCCAACTTCGCAACAAGCCCATCAAGAAGAAGGCCAACCCGCTGAAGTCGGCCAAGATCGACAAGATCGACTACAAGGACACCGCCCTGCTGCGCAAGTTCATCTCGGACCGCGGCAAGATCCGCGCCCGCCGCGTGACCGGTGTTTCCACGCAGGAGCAGCGCAAGATTGCTCGCGCCGTCAAGAACGCGCGTGAGATGGCTCTGCTGCCCTACTCCACGACCGGCCGCTGA
- the gndA gene encoding NADP-dependent phosphogluconate dehydrogenase, with amino-acid sequence MSTFTPEKASADIGVYGLGVMGANLARNLARNGYATAVFNRTPARTDKLMAEHGDEATFVPASTLEDFVASLRTPRVAIMMVQAGPSTDAVMGQLADLMDEGDIIVDCGNSLFTDTIRREKWAAERGLHFVGAGVSGGEEGALWGPSIMPGGTPASYDRLGPMFEAIAGTYEGVPCCTYIGANGAGHFVKMVHNGIEYADMQVIAEAYTLLREGLGASPAEIADIFAAWNEGELNSYLMEITVEVLRQVDAETGTPLVDLIVDAASQKGTGKWTVQTALDLAVPVTAIGEATFARGASSEPAQRAAGQALAGNATPLVIESDEARAAFIEDVRQALFASKIVAYSQGFDEIEAGAKEYEWGIDKGALARIWRAGCIIRAAFLDDITRAYEADPDLPLLLAAEPFATRFQECTPALRRVVAQAALAGVPIPVFASSLAYFDQIRATRLPAALIQGQRDFFGSHTYHRVDKEGVFHTLWAAPGRPEEQWS; translated from the coding sequence ATGAGCACGTTCACCCCCGAGAAGGCCTCCGCCGACATCGGCGTGTACGGCCTGGGAGTCATGGGCGCCAACCTCGCCCGCAACCTGGCCCGCAACGGCTACGCGACCGCCGTCTTCAACCGCACGCCCGCGCGCACCGACAAGCTCATGGCCGAGCACGGCGACGAGGCGACCTTCGTCCCCGCGTCCACGCTCGAGGACTTCGTCGCCTCCCTGCGCACGCCGCGCGTCGCCATCATGATGGTCCAGGCCGGCCCCTCGACGGATGCCGTCATGGGCCAGCTCGCCGACCTCATGGACGAGGGCGACATTATCGTCGACTGCGGTAACTCCCTGTTTACCGACACGATCCGCCGCGAAAAGTGGGCCGCCGAGCGCGGCCTGCACTTCGTGGGCGCGGGCGTGTCCGGCGGCGAGGAGGGCGCCCTGTGGGGCCCCTCCATCATGCCCGGCGGCACCCCCGCCTCCTACGATCGCCTCGGCCCCATGTTCGAGGCCATCGCTGGCACCTACGAGGGCGTGCCCTGCTGCACGTACATCGGCGCGAACGGCGCCGGCCACTTCGTGAAGATGGTGCACAACGGCATCGAGTACGCGGACATGCAGGTCATCGCTGAGGCCTACACCCTCCTGCGCGAGGGCCTGGGTGCCAGCCCGGCCGAGATCGCCGACATCTTCGCCGCCTGGAACGAGGGTGAGCTCAACTCCTACCTCATGGAGATCACCGTCGAGGTCCTGCGTCAGGTGGACGCCGAGACCGGCACGCCCCTCGTCGACCTCATCGTGGACGCTGCCTCGCAGAAGGGAACCGGCAAGTGGACGGTGCAGACCGCCCTCGACCTGGCCGTCCCCGTCACCGCGATCGGCGAGGCGACCTTCGCGCGCGGCGCGTCCTCCGAGCCCGCCCAGCGCGCGGCCGGCCAGGCGCTCGCGGGCAACGCCACCCCACTCGTCATCGAGTCGGACGAGGCACGGGCCGCGTTCATCGAGGACGTGCGCCAGGCGCTGTTCGCCTCCAAGATCGTCGCCTACTCGCAGGGCTTCGACGAGATCGAGGCGGGCGCGAAGGAATACGAGTGGGGCATCGACAAGGGCGCCCTGGCTCGCATCTGGCGCGCGGGCTGCATCATCCGCGCCGCCTTCCTCGACGACATCACGCGTGCCTACGAGGCCGACCCCGACCTGCCGCTGCTGCTGGCCGCCGAGCCCTTCGCGACCCGCTTCCAGGAGTGCACGCCCGCGCTGCGCCGCGTCGTGGCTCAGGCGGCCCTCGCGGGCGTTCCGATACCCGTGTTCGCCTCCTCCTTGGCCTACTTCGACCAGATCCGCGCGACACGCCTTCCCGCGGCCCTCATCCAGGGTCAGCGTGACTTCTTCGGCTCGCATACCTACCACCGGGTCGATAAGGAAGGTGTTTTCCATACTCTCTGGGCCGCCCCCGGGCGTCCCGAGGAGCAGTGGTCCTAA
- a CDS encoding NUDIX hydrolase, protein MRQGRSHLPISAETSAGGIVVDVRDGIPYAALIARRNRAGRVEWCLPKGHLEGSETPQQAALREVAEETGIHGRIIRHLASIDYWFSGNDRRVHKVVHHYLMGYESGTITVEGDPDHEAEEAAWVPLRDVSRQLAYPNERRIVRIALDLLYRDSRG, encoded by the coding sequence GTGCGCCAAGGCCGCTCTCACCTGCCGATTTCCGCGGAAACCAGCGCGGGCGGCATCGTCGTCGATGTACGTGACGGAATTCCCTATGCGGCGCTGATCGCTCGACGCAATCGCGCGGGCCGCGTTGAGTGGTGCCTACCCAAGGGGCACCTGGAGGGGTCCGAGACTCCTCAGCAGGCCGCACTGCGCGAGGTCGCCGAGGAAACCGGCATCCACGGGCGCATCATCCGCCACCTCGCCTCCATCGACTACTGGTTCTCCGGCAACGACCGCCGCGTCCACAAGGTCGTCCATCACTACCTGATGGGGTATGAGTCCGGCACAATCACCGTGGAGGGGGACCCGGATCACGAGGCCGAGGAGGCCGCGTGGGTTCCCCTGCGCGACGTGTCGCGCCAACTGGCCTACCCCAACGAGCGCCGCATCGTGCGCATCGCCCTCGATCTGCTCTACCGGGATAGCCGTGGCTAG
- the rplI gene encoding 50S ribosomal protein L9 produces MATTKLILTHDVPNLGHAGEVVEVKAGYARNYLVPRGFAAKWTAGAQKQIDQIAAARRRHEIATIDDARVVRDALQAAVVEVSGKVGTSGRLFGAISAATIADAVKEQLGQTIDRRRVIIASPIKAAGDYTVTVGLHPEVSATLKVRVIATK; encoded by the coding sequence ATGGCTACCACGAAACTGATCCTCACCCACGACGTCCCCAACCTCGGCCACGCCGGCGAGGTCGTCGAGGTCAAGGCTGGCTACGCCCGCAACTACCTGGTCCCCCGCGGCTTCGCCGCCAAGTGGACCGCTGGCGCCCAGAAGCAGATCGACCAGATCGCCGCTGCCCGCCGTCGTCACGAGATCGCCACGATCGACGACGCCCGCGTCGTGCGCGACGCCCTGCAGGCCGCCGTCGTCGAGGTGTCCGGCAAGGTCGGCACCTCCGGTCGTCTCTTCGGCGCTATCTCCGCTGCGACGATCGCTGACGCGGTCAAGGAGCAGCTGGGCCAGACCATCGACCGTCGTCGCGTCATCATCGCCTCGCCCATCAAGGCTGCCGGCGACTACACGGTGACCGTCGGCCTGCACCCCGAGGTGTCCGCGACCCTGAAGGTTCGCGTTATCGCCACGAAGTGA
- a CDS encoding DUF6049 family protein — protein sequence MARRGVWVAAACAAVTAALGLPLHEAGAAPAPAATSAVGQSRPAVMGTLPTDSGLSVSIDSLSPRIITSESEVVISGTIRNDSPTTLASVALEVFVANETPISVSALTTQLSDDEPDATHAASTTLTDVARGTTTSFEIRIPTSSLPLSDSEEWGPRVATVAASSGNFSGKDRTILVWDSGAQVAASRVSTVVPWTSANAANNQAERSAILTLAGTSGVTLAVDPLLIPRGPQPTTAPSPTPSPSADGGQSGAQSDQGEQSGAASPSPTPSPVPMPAPTATDPARRSQELQSEAFVASFMSTASEVIALPDGDADLGALALSGNSGFWNLASSSIASFPSTLRASGWVAPTPGGATPSPSPSGHPSPSATPSPSTTPSPTATPSPAATAVGQSATQTAIPDSGPTILRNVAWPADTTFGTSFLAGFASPDQITIAPTSALTPAEDVPFTSYARVNVNPATGETTTDGTGAHTLAQQGDIASILSWNSSGGDQLDAEQALTAITAIIARERPSSSRTLFAAADRTTTINERLSHRLAALYSPRWVNATSFSDIAASESTDVERTTVGPGVLPDDTWTAINSMASSLTSLTPLANATDDPDAVFDSVTPAILPALSVTSTPSEQLDAATVMTSQVATMLSSVTVEPSSAVNLINKSAKFPVLIRNNLDWPVRVDVTLIPDDPRLRATPALSQELAARGATTVEVPVGAIGSGDIEVTYKVTTSDGYVLDDSRTVTVRMRAGWEDAITAVIASFFGLLFLAGITRSLRSRTARKKQASHANEASASQTDATDEAPRPDEASDAPHDTTDHETDTTKETL from the coding sequence GTGGCTAGGCGCGGGGTGTGGGTGGCCGCCGCGTGCGCGGCGGTGACGGCCGCGCTCGGCCTGCCCCTTCACGAGGCCGGGGCGGCGCCGGCGCCCGCCGCGACGTCCGCGGTCGGGCAGTCGCGTCCCGCCGTCATGGGCACGCTCCCCACCGATTCTGGCCTGTCCGTCTCCATCGATTCCCTCTCACCTCGGATCATCACAAGCGAGAGCGAGGTCGTCATCTCCGGGACGATCCGCAACGATTCGCCGACGACCCTGGCCTCCGTCGCCCTCGAAGTGTTCGTCGCCAACGAGACTCCCATCTCCGTCTCGGCGCTCACCACGCAGCTCAGCGACGACGAACCCGACGCCACGCACGCCGCCTCCACGACGCTCACCGACGTCGCACGCGGCACGACCACCTCCTTCGAGATCCGCATCCCCACCTCCTCGCTGCCCCTGTCCGACTCCGAGGAGTGGGGGCCGCGTGTCGCCACCGTCGCCGCGAGCTCGGGCAATTTCTCGGGCAAGGACCGCACGATCCTCGTGTGGGATTCCGGGGCGCAGGTGGCAGCCTCGCGCGTCTCGACGGTCGTTCCGTGGACCTCGGCCAACGCGGCCAACAACCAGGCCGAACGCTCCGCGATCCTGACCCTGGCCGGAACCTCGGGCGTGACGCTGGCCGTCGACCCTCTCCTGATCCCCCGCGGCCCTCAGCCCACGACGGCGCCCAGCCCCACGCCCTCGCCCTCCGCCGACGGGGGACAGTCCGGGGCGCAGTCCGACCAGGGCGAGCAGTCGGGCGCAGCCTCGCCGAGCCCGACCCCTTCCCCCGTGCCGATGCCCGCCCCCACGGCCACCGACCCGGCGCGGCGCTCCCAGGAGCTCCAGTCCGAGGCCTTCGTCGCCTCCTTCATGTCGACCGCCTCCGAGGTCATCGCCCTGCCCGACGGCGACGCGGACCTCGGCGCGCTCGCCCTGTCGGGCAACAGTGGCTTCTGGAACCTAGCCTCCAGCTCCATCGCCTCCTTCCCTTCGACGCTGCGCGCAAGCGGATGGGTCGCCCCCACCCCCGGCGGCGCGACGCCGAGCCCCTCCCCCTCCGGCCACCCCTCCCCCTCCGCCACGCCCTCGCCCTCCACCACACCCTCGCCCACCGCCACGCCGAGCCCCGCGGCGACCGCGGTCGGCCAGAGCGCCACCCAGACGGCCATCCCCGATTCCGGCCCCACGATCCTGCGCAACGTCGCCTGGCCGGCCGACACGACATTCGGAACATCCTTCCTGGCCGGCTTCGCCTCCCCCGACCAGATCACGATCGCCCCCACCTCAGCCCTGACCCCCGCCGAAGACGTGCCCTTCACCTCCTACGCGCGCGTCAACGTCAACCCCGCGACCGGCGAGACGACGACGGATGGAACGGGCGCCCACACCCTCGCCCAGCAGGGGGACATCGCCTCGATCCTGTCGTGGAACTCCAGCGGCGGCGACCAGCTCGACGCCGAGCAGGCCCTCACGGCCATCACCGCCATCATCGCGCGCGAGCGCCCCTCCTCCTCGCGCACCCTCTTCGCCGCCGCCGATCGCACCACCACGATCAACGAACGCCTCTCGCACCGCTTGGCCGCGCTGTACTCGCCCCGGTGGGTGAACGCGACCTCCTTCTCGGACATCGCCGCCAGCGAATCCACCGACGTCGAACGCACCACAGTCGGCCCGGGCGTCCTTCCCGACGACACCTGGACCGCGATCAACTCCATGGCCTCGTCCCTGACCAGCCTGACGCCCCTCGCGAACGCGACGGACGACCCCGACGCCGTCTTCGACTCCGTCACGCCCGCGATCCTTCCCGCCCTCTCCGTGACATCCACGCCCTCCGAGCAGCTGGACGCGGCGACCGTCATGACCTCACAGGTCGCGACCATGCTGTCCTCCGTGACGGTCGAACCTTCCTCGGCCGTCAACCTGATCAACAAGTCCGCGAAGTTCCCCGTCCTGATCCGCAACAACCTCGACTGGCCGGTGCGCGTGGACGTCACTCTCATCCCCGACGACCCGCGACTGCGCGCTACCCCCGCCCTCTCCCAGGAGCTCGCCGCGCGCGGCGCGACCACGGTGGAAGTGCCCGTCGGCGCGATCGGCAGCGGCGACATCGAGGTCACCTACAAGGTCACGACCTCCGACGGCTACGTCCTGGACGACTCCCGCACCGTCACCGTGCGCATGCGCGCCGGCTGGGAGGACGCGATCACGGCCGTCATCGCCTCCTTCTTCGGCCTCCTCTTCCTCGCGGGTATCACCCGTTCGCTGCGCAGCCGCACCGCCCGCAAGAAGCAGGCCTCACACGCGAACGAGGCCAGCGCCTCGCAGACGGACGCCACCGACGAGGCGCCACGCCCGGACGAGGCCTCGGACGCCCCGCACGACACCACCGACCACGAGACAGACACGACGAAGGAGACCCTATGA
- a CDS encoding single-stranded DNA-binding protein — protein sequence MAGDTVITVIGNLTADPELRWTQSGAAVADFTVASTPRTYDRNAGEWRDGDTLFMRCSVWRDTAENVAESLRKGMRVIVQGRLTQRSYDTQQGERRTVVELQVDEVGPSLRRARAQVTRTTPSGGGGYQSDNRGQQQGGYQQAAPQGGGGYGGGQGGYGQGGANYGAPTGGSPEDPWRSAPSGGSTSFGDEPPF from the coding sequence ATGGCCGGAGATACCGTCATCACAGTCATCGGTAACCTGACCGCTGACCCCGAGCTGCGTTGGACGCAGTCCGGTGCCGCAGTCGCCGATTTCACGGTGGCCTCCACCCCGCGAACCTACGACCGTAACGCCGGCGAGTGGCGCGACGGCGACACTCTCTTCATGCGCTGCTCCGTGTGGCGCGACACCGCTGAGAACGTCGCCGAGTCGCTGCGCAAGGGTATGCGCGTCATCGTTCAGGGTCGCCTCACCCAGCGCTCGTACGACACCCAGCAGGGTGAACGTCGCACGGTCGTTGAGCTGCAGGTCGACGAGGTCGGCCCCTCCCTGCGTCGCGCACGCGCGCAGGTCACCCGCACCACCCCCAGCGGTGGTGGCGGCTACCAGTCCGACAACCGCGGCCAGCAGCAGGGCGGCTACCAGCAGGCAGCCCCCCAGGGCGGCGGCGGTTACGGCGGCGGCCAGGGTGGATACGGCCAGGGCGGTGCCAACTACGGCGCACCGACCGGCGGCTCCCCCGAGGACCCGTGGCGCAGCGCCCCTTCCGGCGGCTCCACGTCCTTCGGCGACGAGCCCCCGTTCTAA
- a CDS encoding CCA tRNA nucleotidyltransferase, whose product MSTQSASPINGPVTAQNAGTTDIPTLMANATRTFAALPPAIMELGTIFDEAGEELALVGGPVRDAFLGVTPHDFDMTTSARPERTEELLAQWGNATWDIGKEFGTIGGRRGDLIVEVTTYRTDEYEIGSRKPEVTFGDTLEGDLTRRDFTVNAMAMRLPQMALVDPCGGLADLADGNLRTPVSAEQSFDDDPLRIMRAARFSAQLGLDVDLDVMNAMETMASRLDIVSAERIRAELERLIISPYPRRGIELMVHTGVADIVLPEVAALVSTVDEHKRHKDVYEHTLTVVEQAMDLETGPDGPVPAPDFVLRFAALMHDVGKPATRRFEPNGSVSFHHHEIVGAKMTRKRMKALHFDKATTEAVSTLVALHLRFHGYGEAAWSDSAVRRYVADAGDLLERLHRLTRADCTTRNRRKANYLSAAYDDLEARIGALREQEELDAIRPDLDGDQIMDILGLRPSRAVKIARDYLLELRMERGPLGEEAAREALLKWWASEDVRALAEEYQAQQARWEAKVAEKKARKAAAKAAREAQD is encoded by the coding sequence ATGAGTACCCAGTCAGCTTCCCCGATCAACGGCCCCGTGACCGCGCAAAACGCCGGAACGACGGACATTCCTACCCTCATGGCGAACGCCACGAGGACGTTTGCGGCGCTCCCGCCCGCGATTATGGAACTCGGCACGATTTTCGACGAGGCCGGGGAGGAGCTCGCGCTCGTCGGCGGGCCCGTGCGCGACGCGTTCCTGGGGGTGACGCCACACGACTTCGACATGACGACCTCCGCGCGTCCCGAACGCACCGAGGAGCTTCTGGCCCAGTGGGGCAACGCGACCTGGGACATCGGCAAGGAGTTCGGAACGATTGGGGGTCGCCGAGGCGACCTGATTGTCGAGGTGACGACGTATCGCACCGACGAGTACGAGATTGGCTCGCGCAAGCCGGAGGTGACCTTCGGCGACACGCTCGAAGGCGACCTGACGCGCCGGGACTTCACGGTTAACGCCATGGCGATGCGCCTGCCGCAGATGGCCCTCGTCGACCCGTGCGGCGGCCTGGCGGACCTCGCGGACGGCAACCTGCGCACCCCCGTGTCCGCCGAGCAGTCCTTCGACGACGACCCGCTGCGCATCATGCGCGCCGCGCGCTTTAGCGCCCAGCTGGGCCTCGACGTCGACCTGGACGTCATGAACGCGATGGAGACCATGGCCTCGCGCCTGGACATCGTGTCCGCCGAGCGCATCCGCGCCGAGCTTGAGCGCCTCATCATCTCCCCCTACCCGCGCCGCGGCATCGAGCTGATGGTGCACACGGGCGTCGCCGACATCGTCCTGCCCGAGGTCGCCGCCCTCGTATCCACGGTCGACGAGCACAAGCGCCACAAGGACGTCTACGAGCACACCCTCACCGTCGTCGAGCAGGCCATGGACCTGGAGACCGGCCCGGACGGCCCCGTCCCGGCCCCCGACTTCGTCCTGCGCTTCGCAGCCCTCATGCACGACGTCGGCAAGCCGGCGACGCGCCGCTTCGAGCCGAACGGCTCCGTGTCCTTCCACCACCACGAAATCGTGGGCGCGAAGATGACGCGCAAGCGCATGAAGGCCCTCCACTTCGACAAGGCGACGACCGAGGCCGTCTCCACCCTCGTTGCCCTGCACCTGCGCTTCCACGGCTACGGCGAGGCCGCCTGGTCCGACTCCGCGGTACGCCGCTACGTGGCCGACGCGGGCGACCTCCTCGAGCGTCTCCACCGCCTCACGCGCGCCGACTGCACGACCCGCAACCGCCGCAAGGCCAACTACCTGTCCGCCGCCTACGACGACCTGGAGGCGCGCATCGGGGCCCTGCGCGAGCAGGAGGAGCTCGACGCGATCCGCCCAGACCTCGACGGTGACCAGATCATGGACATCCTGGGGCTGCGCCCCTCGCGCGCCGTCAAGATCGCCCGCGACTACCTGCTGGAGCTGCGTATGGAGCGCGGACCGCTGGGCGAGGAGGCCGCCCGCGAGGCGCTCCTTAAGTGGTGGGCCTCGGAGGACGTGCGCGCCCTCGCCGAGGAATATCAGGCGCAGCAGGCCCGCTGGGAGGCCAAGGTCGCCGAGAAGAAGGCACGCAAGGCCGCCGCGAAGGCAGCCCGCGAGGCGCAGGACTAG